A stretch of the Oenococcus sp. UCMA 16435 genome encodes the following:
- a CDS encoding amidophosphoribosyltransferase, which yields MTELQTATDFRGLNEECGLFGVWGLPDAAQTTFYGMHALQHRGQEGAGIVSNDDGRLWQRRGLGLLSDVFRNPEKIASLKGSSAIGHVRYATAGTHGIENIQPYLVHFNDYQIALAHNGNITNALTLRKQLEDTGSIFQSSSDSEILLHLIRRSRQNSMKEKIAESLRQLRGGFAFLLLTPDALFAALDPHGFRPFCIGKLPGGQYVVASETAALNMTDAEFVRDVQPGELITINDQGMQIDHYTNNVTLNIDAMEYIYFARPDSTIYGVNVHIARKHMGRCLAREQPVAGADIVVGVPNSSLSAAQGYAEEAGLPNEMGLVKNQYIARTFIQPNQDKRERAVRMKLSAIKEVVNGKSIVLVDDSIVRGTTSMYIIRMLKDAGAKEVHVRIASPAFKYPSFYGVDMQTTTELMAANHSLEEMTKMIQADSLAFLSVQGLVDSINLKTPYNGSGLTTAYFDGHYPSPIYDYQASLQDKVDAGLVNFDPEPIAIMPEIFSVRKGI from the coding sequence ATGACGGAATTGCAAACTGCAACAGATTTTCGCGGACTGAATGAAGAATGCGGTTTATTCGGTGTTTGGGGATTGCCTGATGCCGCTCAAACAACTTTTTATGGTATGCATGCCTTACAGCATCGCGGTCAGGAGGGTGCCGGAATTGTTTCAAATGACGATGGCCGACTTTGGCAGCGCCGTGGTCTTGGGCTCTTGTCGGATGTTTTCCGTAATCCGGAAAAAATTGCCAGTCTAAAAGGCAGCTCGGCGATCGGCCACGTACGTTACGCAACCGCTGGTACTCACGGAATTGAAAATATTCAACCTTATTTAGTTCACTTTAATGATTATCAAATTGCTCTTGCCCACAATGGCAATATTACAAATGCTTTGACTTTGAGGAAACAACTCGAAGATACCGGATCGATTTTTCAATCGTCATCAGACTCGGAAATTTTGTTGCATTTAATTCGTCGCTCTCGTCAGAACTCAATGAAAGAAAAAATTGCCGAATCTTTAAGACAACTGCGCGGAGGCTTTGCTTTTCTTTTATTGACTCCCGATGCTCTTTTCGCTGCTCTTGATCCACATGGTTTTCGTCCTTTCTGTATTGGAAAATTACCTGGTGGTCAATATGTGGTAGCTTCTGAAACAGCCGCTTTGAATATGACTGATGCTGAATTTGTTCGCGATGTTCAACCGGGCGAACTAATTACTATTAATGATCAGGGCATGCAAATCGATCATTACACAAATAATGTGACTTTAAATATCGACGCCATGGAATATATTTATTTTGCTCGACCTGATTCGACGATTTATGGTGTTAATGTGCATATTGCTCGTAAGCACATGGGCCGTTGCTTAGCCCGCGAACAACCGGTTGCTGGAGCTGATATTGTTGTTGGTGTTCCAAACTCTTCCTTGTCGGCTGCTCAGGGCTATGCCGAAGAAGCCGGATTGCCAAATGAAATGGGGTTGGTTAAAAATCAATATATTGCTCGGACCTTTATTCAGCCAAATCAAGATAAACGTGAGCGAGCAGTACGAATGAAACTTTCGGCCATCAAGGAAGTTGTTAATGGAAAATCAATTGTGTTGGTTGACGATTCGATCGTTCGTGGCACTACTTCTATGTATATTATTCGTATGTTAAAGGATGCCGGAGCTAAAGAAGTTCATGTTCGGATTGCTTCGCCGGCTTTTAAGTATCCCTCCTTTTATGGTGTTGATATGCAAACGACAACCGAATTAATGGCCGCAAATCATAGTTTGGAAGAAATGACCAAAATGATTCAGGCTGATTCTTTGGCTTTTCTGTCCGTCCAAGGACTTGTCGATTCGATTAATTTAAAGACCCCATATAATGGAAGCGGACTGACAACTGCTTATTTTGATGGCCATTATCCTTCACCGATCTATGATTATCAAGCATCGCTGCAGGATAAGGTTGATGCAGGACTGGTTAATTTTGATCCTGAACCTATTGCCATTATGCCGGAAATTTTTTCTGTTAGGAAAGGTATTTAA
- a CDS encoding phosphoribosylformylglycinamidine cyclo-ligase — MVDAYSLAGVDIEAGNLAVKKMSTAVKSTYNDQVLAGIGGFASLFKFPKGYRKPILVSGTDGVGSKLLLAQAANEHQSIGQDLVAMVVNDLLAQGAKPLFMLDYIGIDKVASDKVSEIVSGIAKACRQSKMALIGGETAELPDMYAKDEYDLAAFAVGVVEEDKILNGSRLQIGDALLGIASNGLHSNGYSLVRNLLLTQAKKTWQQLDDSLQKELLKPTRIYAASLIPLLNNNKIHALSHITGGGLLENVPRMLSDQTAVEINWDSWPIPGIFQRLQEIGKLSTHEMQETFNLGIGMVAAVSDKESAEIMNQLKESGEKVYQIGKVVSRAKGQRIIKFIGNEPWKEKS; from the coding sequence ATGGTTGATGCATATTCCTTAGCCGGTGTTGATATCGAGGCCGGTAATCTGGCAGTCAAAAAAATGTCAACAGCGGTTAAATCGACTTATAATGACCAGGTTCTTGCTGGTATCGGAGGTTTTGCTTCTCTTTTTAAATTTCCGAAAGGATATCGTAAACCGATTTTGGTTTCCGGAACCGACGGTGTTGGTTCGAAACTTTTATTGGCTCAAGCTGCTAATGAACACCAATCAATTGGTCAGGACCTAGTAGCTATGGTTGTAAACGACTTGCTTGCTCAAGGCGCCAAACCACTTTTTATGCTTGATTACATTGGTATTGACAAAGTTGCTTCGGATAAAGTGTCGGAAATTGTTAGTGGAATTGCCAAAGCTTGTCGACAATCAAAAATGGCTTTAATTGGTGGTGAAACGGCCGAACTGCCCGACATGTACGCTAAAGACGAATATGACCTAGCTGCTTTTGCAGTGGGGGTCGTTGAGGAAGACAAAATTTTAAATGGCAGTCGACTTCAAATTGGGGACGCACTGCTTGGAATAGCTTCAAATGGTCTGCATTCCAATGGCTACAGCTTGGTTAGAAATTTATTGCTCACTCAGGCAAAGAAGACTTGGCAGCAACTAGATGATTCTTTACAAAAGGAATTATTAAAACCCACCCGTATTTATGCGGCATCGCTGATTCCGCTCTTGAATAACAACAAAATTCATGCACTATCGCATATTACCGGTGGAGGCCTTTTGGAAAATGTTCCGCGAATGTTGAGCGATCAAACAGCTGTCGAAATTAATTGGGACAGTTGGCCAATTCCGGGAATTTTTCAGAGACTGCAGGAAATCGGTAAACTTTCTACTCACGAAATGCAGGAAACATTCAATTTGGGTATCGGAATGGTTGCGGCTGTTTCAGATAAAGAATCTGCCGAAATAATGAATCAACTTAAAGAAAGTGGCGAAAAAGTCTATCAAATCGGAAAAGTTGTTTCCCGAGCAAAGGGTCAGCGAATAATCAAATTTATCGGGAATGAGCCATGGAAAGAAAAATCATGA
- the purN gene encoding phosphoribosylglycinamide formyltransferase yields the protein MNPIKLAVFASGNGTNFTALVNYVKKQLPNVEIVRLIVDHKNAFVIQRAKKFGIPSTYINYRKFIDKSDAETKIIGCLKENQVSGILLAGFMRIIGPNLLSAFPNRIINIHPALLPSFPGRHGIEDAFEYGVKVTGVTIHYVDNGIDSGKIIAQAPVRIKESDNLESLEKRIHRLEHRLYPQTLRQLIKKGVFTV from the coding sequence ATGAATCCGATTAAACTAGCTGTTTTTGCTTCTGGAAACGGAACTAATTTCACGGCTCTTGTTAATTATGTGAAAAAACAATTACCGAACGTAGAAATCGTTCGTCTGATTGTTGATCATAAAAATGCTTTTGTTATTCAAAGAGCGAAAAAATTTGGAATACCATCAACTTATATTAATTATCGAAAGTTTATCGATAAGTCCGATGCTGAAACTAAAATTATTGGTTGCTTAAAAGAAAATCAGGTTAGTGGAATCTTACTCGCCGGTTTTATGCGAATCATTGGTCCGAATTTATTATCAGCTTTTCCAAACAGAATTATCAACATTCATCCGGCTCTTTTACCGAGTTTTCCAGGTCGGCATGGAATTGAAGATGCATTTGAATATGGTGTCAAAGTGACCGGTGTGACAATTCACTATGTTGATAATGGGATTGATTCGGGAAAAATAATTGCTCAAGCTCCTGTAAGAATAAAAGAAAGCGATAATTTGGAAAGTTTGGAAAAAAGAATTCATCGATTGGAACACAGATTATATCCACAAACGTTAAGGCAACTAATTAAAAAAGGAGTTTTCACAGTATGA
- the purH gene encoding bifunctional phosphoribosylaminoimidazolecarboxamide formyltransferase/IMP cyclohydrolase: protein MKRALLSVSDKRGLIDFAKGLIENDYEIISTGGTLKFLTEAGVKAKVVEEITGFPEILDGRVKTLHPKIHAGLLAKRENFEHMKTLKDHDITPIDLLAVNLYPFKETIEKNNVSYDEAIENIDIGGPSMLRSAAKNARDVIVVVDPDDYDLVLKVIANSTISDDFRQHLQAKTFRHTAAYDALIANYLSKEEYPEKLTVTYDKDFDLRYGENPNQTAAVYADVIPKAYSILQAKILHGKKLSYNNIKDADAALRTIADFQDQPTVVTLKHMNPAGIGQASTIENAWDKAFYADNISIFGGIVVLNREVDLATAEKMHAIFLEIIIAPSFSDEAYQILAKKKNLRLLTVAMTDILPKELELTSVLGGAVVQEMDTLVENAADFEVVSSVKPTDEQLKALVFAQKAVKHVKSNAILIAAQGQTLGIGAGQPNRIDSVKIALKHAELKTNFDQAVLASDAFFPMDDSVEFAAEQGIKAIVEPGGSIKDEDSIAMADKLGVVLVFSHNRHFRH from the coding sequence ATGAAAAGAGCATTGCTAAGTGTATCCGATAAAAGAGGCTTGATTGATTTTGCCAAAGGTCTGATTGAAAATGATTACGAAATAATTTCGACCGGTGGAACTTTAAAATTTTTGACAGAGGCCGGGGTTAAAGCGAAGGTTGTTGAAGAAATTACCGGTTTTCCGGAAATATTGGATGGGAGAGTAAAAACGCTTCATCCAAAAATTCATGCCGGTTTGCTTGCTAAAAGAGAAAATTTCGAACATATGAAGACTTTAAAGGATCACGATATTACGCCGATCGATTTACTGGCGGTTAATCTTTATCCTTTCAAGGAAACAATTGAAAAAAATAATGTTTCTTACGACGAAGCAATTGAAAATATTGACATCGGTGGACCGTCAATGCTTCGTTCCGCTGCTAAAAATGCACGAGATGTGATTGTTGTTGTCGATCCGGATGATTACGATTTAGTATTAAAAGTGATTGCAAATAGCACTATTAGTGATGATTTTCGACAACATTTACAAGCAAAAACTTTTCGTCATACAGCGGCCTATGATGCATTAATTGCTAATTATCTTTCCAAAGAAGAATATCCGGAAAAGTTAACTGTAACTTATGACAAGGACTTTGATTTACGCTATGGTGAAAATCCGAATCAGACAGCCGCTGTTTATGCAGATGTGATTCCGAAAGCCTATTCGATTCTGCAGGCAAAAATTCTTCATGGTAAAAAGTTAAGTTATAACAATATCAAAGACGCCGATGCTGCTCTAAGAACGATCGCCGACTTTCAAGATCAACCGACTGTTGTAACTTTGAAGCACATGAATCCAGCTGGAATCGGTCAAGCAAGCACAATTGAAAATGCTTGGGACAAAGCTTTTTATGCTGATAATATTTCTATTTTTGGTGGAATAGTTGTTTTAAATCGGGAAGTCGATTTAGCGACTGCTGAAAAAATGCATGCTATTTTTCTTGAAATTATCATTGCACCGAGTTTTAGCGATGAAGCCTATCAAATTTTGGCAAAAAAGAAAAACTTACGCTTATTAACAGTAGCTATGACCGATATACTACCAAAAGAACTCGAGCTTACTTCGGTCCTCGGCGGAGCAGTTGTTCAAGAAATGGATACATTAGTTGAAAATGCTGCTGATTTTGAGGTCGTTTCATCTGTTAAACCAACTGATGAACAATTAAAAGCGTTAGTATTTGCTCAAAAAGCGGTTAAACATGTTAAATCGAATGCGATTTTAATTGCTGCACAAGGCCAAACGCTGGGAATTGGCGCCGGTCAGCCGAATCGAATCGATTCGGTTAAAATTGCCCTCAAACACGCTGAATTAAAAACGAATTTTGATCAAGCTGTCTTGGCTTCGGATGCTTTTTTCCCAATGGACGATTCGGTTGAATTTGCCGCTGAGCAGGGAATTAAGGCGATCGTTGAACCAGGTGGATCGATCAAGGACGAAGATTCGATTGCGATGGCAGATAAACTTGGCGTGGTTTTGGTTTTCTCACATAATCGTCATTTTAGACATTAA
- the purD gene encoding phosphoribosylamine--glycine ligase, which translates to MAKVLIIGAGAREHILAKTFLKSPQVDQVFVAPGNEGMIEKQIKIVPINVSNLKGLVDFAKKETIDLTFVGSEEPLVLGIVDEFEKAGLKIFGPNKAAAQLEGSKSFAKSILKEAKVPTAAFSIVRSLSEAQRTLIKHDFPVVFKLDGLAAGKGVSIISSCQQAEDYIANLYKDNPNKKLLIEEFMQGPEFSLFSLVGKNNTVVHTPIAQDHKRRFDGDKGPNTGGMGAYSPVSQISSAVVEKVIKSIVEPTLNVMRDKGNPFIGVLYTGLMLTKSGPKVVEFNVRFGDPETQVVLPQLNGDFYQVVIDLLNGQKPLVEWQKKEIYLAVVIAAPGYPNDVKKGFSTPILSDIPPDLQIDYAAVKKDGHNLISDGGRVATIVSHAKKVQLAQKNIYSYLDQGKLQLAYRHDIAYQLAKFEMKD; encoded by the coding sequence ATGGCTAAGGTTTTAATTATTGGCGCTGGTGCGCGTGAACACATTTTGGCGAAGACTTTTCTTAAAAGTCCTCAAGTCGATCAGGTTTTTGTTGCTCCTGGCAACGAGGGGATGATTGAAAAACAAATTAAAATTGTTCCGATTAACGTTAGTAATCTAAAGGGACTGGTCGATTTCGCAAAAAAAGAAACAATTGATCTGACTTTTGTTGGCAGTGAAGAGCCTTTAGTTTTGGGAATTGTTGATGAATTCGAGAAAGCTGGTCTGAAAATTTTTGGACCAAATAAAGCTGCGGCCCAACTCGAAGGGTCCAAATCATTTGCTAAATCGATTTTAAAAGAAGCAAAGGTTCCAACAGCTGCTTTTTCGATAGTTCGATCTTTATCAGAAGCACAGAGGACTCTTATTAAACATGATTTTCCAGTTGTCTTCAAACTTGACGGATTGGCTGCCGGAAAAGGTGTTTCGATTATTTCTTCTTGTCAACAGGCGGAAGATTATATAGCAAATTTATATAAGGATAATCCGAATAAGAAACTGCTGATTGAAGAATTTATGCAGGGCCCCGAGTTTTCTCTTTTTAGCTTAGTCGGTAAAAATAATACAGTTGTTCATACGCCGATTGCCCAGGATCACAAACGTCGTTTTGATGGTGATAAAGGTCCAAATACTGGCGGAATGGGGGCCTACAGTCCGGTTTCTCAGATATCTTCCGCGGTTGTTGAGAAAGTGATTAAATCGATTGTCGAACCAACCTTAAATGTAATGCGAGATAAAGGCAATCCTTTCATTGGTGTTTTGTACACTGGGCTGATGCTGACAAAAAGCGGTCCAAAAGTTGTTGAGTTTAATGTCCGTTTTGGCGATCCCGAAACCCAGGTTGTTCTCCCACAACTAAATGGTGACTTCTATCAAGTAGTTATTGATCTTTTGAATGGTCAAAAACCCTTAGTCGAATGGCAAAAAAAAGAAATTTATTTGGCTGTTGTGATTGCAGCTCCTGGTTACCCAAATGATGTTAAGAAAGGATTTTCGACACCAATATTATCTGATATACCACCGGATTTGCAGATCGATTATGCTGCAGTTAAAAAAGATGGTCATAATTTGATATCCGATGGCGGTCGAGTGGCTACGATTGTCAGTCATGCAAAAAAGGTCCAGTTAGCGCAAAAAAATATTTATTCTTATTTGGATCAAGGCAAGTTACAACTTGCCTATCGTCATGACATTGCTTATCAACTAGCAAAATTTGAAATGAAAGACTAA
- a CDS encoding guanosine monophosphate reductase codes for MTDFSNKYTKLGLTFDDVLLIPAKSEVTPDQVQLGTDLTPSLHLNIPILSAAMDTVTESPMAIQLALNGGLGVIHKNMLSVDQAKEVSKVKQAVIDFDKYPDAATDEHGRLIVAAGVGVTNDTLDRVKDLVEAGADAIIVDSAHGHSEGVLRKIREIRETYPTLNIIGGNIATGTGAQAIFEAGADVAKVGIGPGSICTTRVVAGVGVPQITAITDAAEVASNYKKTIIADGGAKWSGDIVKAIAAGGNAVMLGSMLAGTQEAPGEVIVGEDGNKYKTYRGMGSMAAMQNGSKDRYFQGEVKEVNKLVPEGIEAVTAYKGTVDHVIFEDLGGLRAGMGYTGSATVKDLIEKAQFVRITNAGLVESHPHDVHITKQAPNYVRV; via the coding sequence ATGACAGATTTTTCAAATAAATATACTAAACTCGGTTTGACTTTTGACGATGTTTTACTTATTCCGGCGAAATCGGAAGTAACCCCTGATCAGGTTCAACTGGGAACCGATTTGACACCGAGCCTGCATTTAAATATTCCGATTTTAAGCGCTGCAATGGATACAGTTACTGAAAGTCCTATGGCAATTCAATTAGCTTTAAATGGCGGCCTGGGTGTCATCCATAAAAACATGCTGTCTGTCGATCAGGCTAAAGAAGTATCCAAGGTTAAACAGGCTGTAATTGATTTTGATAAATATCCGGACGCTGCTACTGATGAACACGGAAGATTAATCGTAGCCGCTGGTGTTGGCGTTACTAATGACACCCTTGATCGAGTTAAGGATTTAGTAGAAGCAGGTGCCGATGCAATTATTGTTGATTCTGCCCATGGACATTCAGAAGGCGTCCTAAGAAAAATCAGAGAAATTCGTGAAACATATCCTACTCTGAATATTATTGGCGGCAACATAGCTACTGGAACTGGCGCCCAAGCAATTTTTGAGGCCGGTGCCGATGTTGCAAAAGTTGGCATTGGTCCTGGATCGATTTGCACAACCCGCGTTGTTGCGGGTGTTGGCGTTCCACAGATTACGGCAATCACCGATGCTGCTGAAGTTGCTTCTAATTATAAAAAAACAATCATCGCCGATGGCGGTGCCAAGTGGTCTGGAGATATCGTTAAAGCGATTGCAGCTGGTGGAAATGCTGTCATGCTTGGATCAATGCTTGCCGGGACCCAAGAAGCTCCTGGTGAAGTAATCGTTGGTGAAGATGGCAATAAATATAAGACCTATCGTGGCATGGGCTCGATGGCTGCTATGCAAAACGGTTCCAAGGACCGTTATTTCCAAGGCGAAGTTAAAGAGGTCAATAAATTGGTTCCTGAAGGAATTGAAGCCGTTACTGCTTACAAAGGGACCGTTGATCATGTTATTTTTGAAGATTTAGGCGGTTTAAGGGCTGGCATGGGCTATACCGGATCGGCAACTGTTAAAGATTTGATTGAAAAGGCACAATTTGTCAGAATTACCAATGCTGGTTTGGTTGAATCCCATCCGCATGATGTTCAT